The Penaeus monodon isolate SGIC_2016 chromosome 6, NSTDA_Pmon_1, whole genome shotgun sequence genomic sequence aaggcgatatgtcgttttcccgccgggagatcgggctcgagcgagcagtcagagcgcaggcattttacgactgccgcgacggggaactcGGGACTATGACGATCGGAGTCCAGTGCGCTAACGACTCGACCATCGcggcatataaatatttatatatgtatatatatatatatatatatatatatatatatatatatatatatatgtatatatatatatgtgtgtgtgtgtgtgtgtgtgtgtgtgtgtgtgtgtgtgtgtgtgtgtgtgtgtgtgtgtgtgtgtgtgtgtgtgtgtgtgtgtatgtatgtgtatatatatatatagatagatagacagatagagagagagagagagataaagacacacataggagaagaagaagaagaagaagaaaaaatatatatatatatatatagagagagagagagagagagagagagaggaagagagagagagagagagagagagagagagagagagtgagagagtgagagtgagagtgagagagagagagagagagagagagagagagagaagagagagagaagagagagagagagagagagagagagagagagagagagagagagagagagaaaagtcagaGAAACGTGaaaaaatgaagacgaaagagacaaacaaatcaTCACAGAGCGCAAAGTGTCCAATCAGACGAGACAAACTAGCgaacaaaaaggaaatataaaacgaACAGTGGAagtgaggagaaggagtaagaacACGAGTAAAGGAAAGCTGCAACAAGCGGGTCCCCTTTCATTGCCTCATTTGCGAGTTCGTTTGTCATGCATAGAACTTGTAATTAGACGAGATGACTGAAGCAAGGGATAGAAGCGAATGGGGAGAGAGTGACTAAGccataaaggggaaggggaggggggagataaacagggagaaaggtaaagggagggggaaagagaccaGGAAATGGAGAGGACATGGAAGGTGAAAATGACGAAAGATAGGATGGGATAATGGAgtggaaatggaaagaaaatagaatatttaaaggatgaagagaaggagagaaggagattatAGAAAGGTGAAGCAGTGGCTAGAAGAGAGTGAATAGATTAGAGGGAAATGAGGATGGGgtggatagaagagagaagaacagctGGGGGAAAGAGTAGGATAGCTTGGCGAGggacagaaggaaggagaaactCTGGGTCACTTGTGATTACGTCAGTGGCGAGCTCGTACGTCACAAGCACCACTTGTAATTCCTTCGAAATTGGTTCGATAATGCCCGGAAATGACAAGCCAAAATCAGCAAAATCAATTTGAAATTTGAGCTCATActtgcccccccccacacctaaAATTtgccaccaccctcccccctcccctctctcttccgtccACTTACACCGTTCATTCCACAAACAGTCTGCTGGGTCTCTCCACAAACTTTCAGGGTTCAATAGAATTTCCTGCAATTGCATTTGCAAAATCAAAAGCCTTAGGTGCGATacggataaaataataattttagagaGTGATATTCAcgaaattcaaaattcaaaatgcACAGTTAGGACGTTTCAGGCAGGGAGTAGTCTTTACTTTCCTACAAATTACTAACATACCGCGTGATCACATATGGTGAGTGTAAGGGTCGAATTTATACAACAGAATTCTTGAAGTACTGCTTCAAATATCAACCcttctttgctttcctttttattttccattttcttaaaacATTTTGTAAATATTAGTTAATATTTGCTCTGTGTACAGCTGGGTAATGAACGTGTAGGTCTGTTCTACCCTGAGGGCTCCATGGATCATATCAGCTGAGCATTGTTGGTCCTCTGCCCGTTTGTCTTTtaatctccttccccccctctatctctctctctctctctctctctctctctctctctctctctctcccctcctctttctcaatGCCTAactgcctttctttctttgtctatctgtctgtttttcattcttactctctctcaatGTATggttgtctgtccgtctgtctcctctctctctctgtcttcttgtctgtctgttcttctgtttctgtctgtctctatctatcccattctctctcacccccttctctctctcaatttttcttcttcccccctctctctttttcttccttcagtTTAGCCTTAGGTCTTTCTGCTGTCCAACCAAGTTCAGTGAATGGTCagtacatttgatatatatatatatatatatatatatatatatatatatatatatatatatatatatatatatattatatatatatatatatatatatatatatatatatgacaaagaattgtttttcttactttcttgcaCTTCATGTATAATAGATTAAACTAgttaatataaacattttattcaatcattgcaaaatttttatctacAATGAATTCAATTTTAGTAACAAAAAATGTCCTTCATTTGCACATTCTAGACTTTGTTATATAAAAAGAATGTTGTCTGAAGGTAGTTAGCAAGTGGTAATAGCTGTCAAAAGTAAATTAAATGCACATAAACGTCTGGCATTAATTCTAGCTCAATTTATATACAGGCAAcgagtatatattgtgtgtacttactattaatacatatatgtagaagcaatttttttttctaacactgaAGCGATTCCTTTGTTAATCATCTTGTGCTTCGAACTTCACTTCGAATAACTCTTAATGATCCATTTATTACTGGTTCTAAAGCTTCTATTATTTAaccaggataatgatgatatattaaaacATGAAGCTTGACCCTGAGAACGAACGGTTAACAGAAGGGGATTTTGGTATAGATGatgttaattttgaaaaaatgtcaTCAAAACCTgatacacacaactatatatatatatatatatatatatatatatatatatatatatatatatatatatatatgtatatatatatgtgtgtgtgtgtgtgtgtgtgtgtgtgtgtgtgtgtgtgtgtgtgtgtgtgtgtgtgtgtgtgtgtgtgtataagtagagCCTGGGCTGCCACACACATTTCTATTAATTTCATACGTTTCGGAGTCTTTCGCTCCATCTTCAGTGatctaaaggagaaaaaaaaaacacttatattaCTGTGCAAAATTATACTTGGAATGTGTTTCTAAAAACATTTATTACGATGGTATTAGAATAGAGAATAGGAGTAAGACTAAACAGTTGAAATATCATGAAGCGGGTAATTACCTTTGATAAATTAGATTTACAGAAATTACAATCAATACTTTTAGACACGTCATTCTTAAAAATCATAACCAGTTCATTGCTCGTCTCCTCAAACtggaaaacaaaatcaacaggaTCATACGccttttaaaattatgtaatggCAAGGCTGTGTATGAATCTATCTTTGCAACCTGAACATCTATGTAGACTTCCCACAGTAGACAAAAATTGATTACCGTTAAGGCTTATAATCTCTTCAAtttcttataatcataatatctaaTCAACATACAACCTTAACTTCCACAGACTTTGCAAATTGAATGTTGACTAAGATTATGACCAGCTTCGACATAGTTGTTATTCACTTATATACCTCTTTGTGAAACAAGCAAAATTATCACAGATGTATTATCAGACCACTTTCCGACTCAGTTCAGAATCAACAAAAACACATCCTTATTAGATTTATCAACTAAAGATTCAATTTTCCATCTTGATGGCAATTTTGCTCTCAGATTGACAGTTGTTCCAATGGGTTCACCAATTGGTCCCAGTTATGCTAATGTCTTCCCATGCCTTCATCAAGTAATTTGGTTACAGCTCTGCCCACCCGATACCAGGCCAATCATCTGCAAAAGATATGTTGACACCTTCATGCTCTTCAAGCACAAACCACTACCTCAACACCTGGAACTACAGTATCGTATTCACGTGTGGAATGGAACATACCAACCAACCAACCTTATTATATATCCTAATTATGAAAGATAACGTAATTTTACACACCACTGTTTACCACAAGCTAACTTTTACAAGACTAGGGATAAATATACCACAAAAATACAAGATTACCTGCATTCATACAATTAAATTAAACATATGTACCATTAAACATATGTACCAAAACAATCATTTCcccaaataaagtaaaattttgtATTCACAAATGACCACACACCTCACCATAGGCAAGTAATACCTTAGAAATATGTTCTAATATCATTCACTTATTTTCTTGTCCTAGCTGTAGTGTTAGGTATGTTGTCTCAGTCTCAAGTTCGCTTAAATACCGCATATTAGGACATATGAGTATCAGTAAGATCTGGCTCTCCACTCAGTAAACCAGCTTTCACTACAAGCTGACATCGTTCACAAGATCACTCATAAACgaagaaagattttaaaattctgtttACTGCTTCCAACGGATATTTTCAGAATCCTTGTTCACACGAAAAGATACAACCAGAACTTTAACAAACATACAACTACATATGGTCTAATAATCTAACAAGCCATTATTCCCTTCGAAGGTTTGCCTCTCTTACTTTGCCtcgtttggtttttgttttccattatttttttgtttacaattaTTAATTCTTGGGTTTATAATTTCATGAAAAGTTTACATTACATTAAcatattttggtgtatatataattttcttttcttttcttttctttattattacttttattattattattattattattattattattattattattattattatttttttttttttttttttttttttttttttagaaacacaTTCCACGTATTATTTGGTACAGTAATATATCGGTAGGTCTTTTCCTTTAGAAACTGATGATAGAGCGAAAGACTTAGAGACGTATGAAATTGATAAAGATATTCGTGACAGCCATGGGGCTATTTTTCGGTCTACAGGTACATTTCCCTCGACGACAGTCTACAACTgaaatcttatatatgtatatacatatgtatatatatatatatatatatatatatatatatatatatatatacatattcatatatgtatatacatacatatatatatatatatatatatatatatatatatatatatatatatatacatgtatatgtgtgtgtgtgtgtttgtgtgtgtgtgtgtgtgtgtgtgtgtgtgtgtgtgtgtgtgtgtgtgtgtgtgtgtgtgtgtgtgtgtgtgtgtgtgtgtgtgagtgtgtgtgagtgtgtgtgagtgtgtgtgtgtgtctgtgtgtgtgtgtgtgtgtgttttgtgtgtatgtgtttacgaacatatatatatgtatgtatacatatatatacatatatatacttgtatatttaaacctgtatatatacaaacatgtgtctatatatatatatatatatatatatatatatatatatatatatatataaacacacacacacacacacacacacacacacacacacacacacacacacacacacacacacacacacacacacacacacacacacacacatacacacacacacacacacacacacatactcacacacacacacacacacacacacatcttcttcttttaacggtaggttcatgtctgagccgccgtggtcacagcatgatacttaattgtagttttcatgttgtgatgctcttcgagtgagtacgtggtagggtccccagttcctttccacggagagtgccggtgttaccttttaggtaatcattctctctattttatccgggcttgggaccagcactgacttgggctggcttggccacccagtggctaggtaggcaatcgaggtgaagttcctttgcccaagggaacaacgcgccggtctgtgactcgaaccctctaactcagattaccgtcgtgacagtcttgagtccgatgctctaaccattcggccaccgcggccttgacgatcatgggcttccatgatttttcctggcaatttagagcggtggtttgccattgccttccgcccggtgtttttatcgagtcaccatctctatttacccggcactgacttgggctggcttggccacccagtggctaggtaggcaatcgaggtgaagtttcttgcccaagggaaacaacacgccggccggtgactcgaaccctcgaactcagattaccgtcgtgacattcttgagtccgacgctctaaccattcggccaccgcggccccagacatacatacatatatatatatatatatatatatatatatatatatatatatgtgtgtgtgtgtgtgtgtgtgtgtgtgtgtgtgtgtgtgtgtgtgtgtgtgtgtgtaaatatatatatatatatacatatatacatatatatatatatatatatacatatatacatatatatatatatacatatatatatatatatatatacatatatatatatatatatatatatatatatatatatatacagtacgtggtaatatctttatcttttttaaactCGCCCTTTGCTCATActgtcgcaccccccccccccgggctgcAGGACGACCCGCCATTAGGTATGCCGCGAGCCCCGCTGGGCGACGCCTTCCGTCCGGCCATCCCTCAAGAACGGCTCGGACAGCTGGCGCCCTCGAGCGGTGATCAGCTCCGGCTTTCTCCTGCGCTGCCATAAATCAGGAGAGCCTGATGATCCTCACAACGTATGAGAGTTACGTGATCCTAAGCCAGCTAACGACGGCGGCCATCATCATTCCCCGCGCATGGCACCACCAGGAGACAGTCGTCGGAAAGACAATGAGGAAGGAGGGCTTCCTGGCGGCCCCCGAGGGTGCCAGCCGCTGTGCCCAAACCCCGAGGCTATTTCGCACTGCCATTGGGCACGTAGGACTGAAATTAGTGCTGGGAATAACAGGTGATGGCGCCAGTAACCGTGCCTGGGAAACTGCGTAAAGACGGGTGGTTGTAATAATCGTGTAAATATAGATGCTAAGAAAACGATTTTGATAAAAGTGTATATTcattaatgctgataatgataaaccaGTTGTAATCAATATTAATCATGCTAAATAATATCGCTTGTGTTTTCATCATCACTCTTGTTTATTGTGGCTATTATTGAACTGCTGTCtgcacctttacacacacacgcgtatatatgtatgtctacacacacacacacacacacacacacacacacacacacacacacacacacacacacacacacacacacacacacacacacacacacacacacacacacacacaacacacacacacacacacacacacacacacacacacacacacacacacacacacacacacacacacacacaggtgtataaGTACAACATTAGTAAAGTAATTTGATAGCATCCATCTGTTATTTCGTTTTTGCCCTTTTATATTGCTTACAAATTCAAGTTGGTTTGCGGTTTGCATGAGCAATCGCACATCATCGCCGAGGTGCAGCGGCAGCCGAAACGTCCACGGAGAAATGCCCTCCCGCCCTGATTGATGGGGCTCCGTCTCCCTCCACCGAGTCTCAATTAGAAGCACATATTTAACGACTAATGAGACCCATCCGATGCTTCGCTCCATCACGCTAAACAAAGTGTGGAAAATGAATGCAGAAAGTCAAATACGAGGAGTAAAAAGCCAATTGGCAACCGATTATCCCCACGGGCGCCGGCAGTTGTAACAGAAACCGAATATTCATCTCATTATTAGGAACTCCGTTTCCAGTCCTGtcatataaaaaaacaccatTGCCATCGTAGTCTTCCTATCATATAGTACATCTtcttcaaatatttttctttcatctagAATACGTGGCAGCGTCTCTCTTCGGAAGGCATTAATCAAAATGTTGTCGTCTTGTGTATTCTGAACATCTATTTTCTCGGTATGATTTTTTAGGTGACATTTTCGATATTGTTATCTGTGTGTGCTGACATcatgatttattttattgatatgcaatatatattgatattgattgcATACATCTTGTCGGTTCTCGAAAATATCGTtaatcttcctccctcccgtcttttaatctcttgtttctttgttataTGATTTCTATTCCTCCAAATAACAACAAATTAATGATGAAGCAGATGTCAATATCAGTCTCACAAGTAGGATCCCTCAGACTACTAATAAATGCCAGAGAAAGACaggtatttatatagaaaaaaggaaataaattaaccccccccaaaaaaaaaaaaaaaatcattaagcaAAATGAGTTAAAACGGAAATATACAACATTTTTACTAAACCATTGCATTGCAGCTGTGATGAGGTGACGGAGACAGCCATTTCCTGCTGCTCAGACCACGCCCAGCTGACACGGTCCCATGCAGCTTACATTTAAATGCACATAAGTACAGGAAAATATTTCCGgcaatttattctatttttgtgtatttttcaatAACATGATAAAGGATCGTTGCTCTCAAAGCTGactttaataacaaaattaaagttCAGATTTCTATGcaaaaacaagacaagaaaaattcgaagggggggggggtctgtgtatATTTGGCTGTATATCCGTTGCTAttttcatgtctgtctgtctgtctctctcttttttccttcctatctccctacccttctctcttattctctctctctctctctctctctctctctctctctctctctctctctctctctctctctctctctctcttctctctctctctcgccttctttctcttttttttctttccctccctgtccctcccactcgctcccactccctctcctctcccctccctcagtcAGTCTGTTTATCAACTTATCCATACAGTTATAAGACGTCTACCCAAAGAACATTTCCCTAGAGAACTGACCACGGCTTCCACACCTCTGAATGATCCTAGAATCCTAATTCAGGAATCCTCTCTCAGATGCAAGGATGACGCAACCCATGGCAGCCAATCGTGAGGACTAGAAATTACTGCGCTCTGTATAGTGGCGATCACCATGGGTTGTGTGCTGCGGGAGAAAGCACGATGCACTCCAGACTCAACGGCTTCTTAAAGGGAATACTAATTCTTAgacggggggatgggggtggatggggcAAATGGGTGTGGCTGAGACAGGTAGATGAGGAAAACTGGTTGTGGTTGAGGCAGGTGGTTATGGAGAGAGCCAGGTGAATGTGGAAGGTGCCAGCTGGATGTGGATGAGGCAGATGGGTGTGTCTGGGGAAGGTGGATGGGATGAGGCTTTTGGGTGTAGATGGAGGAGGCAAATATGAATCGGGGTagctgtgtgtgtggatgaggcAGGTAGATGTAGATGACGGCAGGTGGATGTGAATGAAGCAGGTGGTTGTGGCTGGGGCAGGTGTATGTGGTTGGGGCAGGTGTGAATAATACACATTCATGTGAATGGTTCAGATGGATATGGAtgggtgcgtgtgtatggatGGGGATAGATGTGTGTGGATCGGGCACATGGATGAGGCAGGGGGGATCAGACACATGGGTTTGGCTTAGGTAAGATGCGGATGACGGCGGATGGGAGAGAGGACGACAGAAAGAAAAGGCACAAGGGAACTAGGAAAGACAGGGGCGGCCGACCGAACCACTGGCCTCCATGGTCCGGACCCTCGGCGGAACAGCAGCACCTTAAGACTCGGCGCTTCGGTCCATCCCGAAGCAACGCCGCCCCTTCGTTAGTAAAAAGACTAAGAAGCAAGCGTCTCCATATCGCTATCCAGCAGCGGTTCAGGATTTCCATTAGTTTAAATCATCCAACTACCAATCAATGACCATCGATCACCAGAAAAAAGCTCAAATGAAATTATTCGGACCCGCAAGATTCTCTGGCCATTTGTAAGCGTCACTCGTAGGCCATAAGTAAACACGGCCGTAGATTATCTGAACGACACGTCAGAGGTCCTGACTTACGAGCATATTTGCCTTGAAGGATTGCTGGAGGCCCCCTGGCGCGCGGTCGGCCGCCCTCACGCCCCCCGCCGCGCCGCCCTCTCCGCGCCGCCGCTACGCTGTCTGTCCGCCCGTCAGGCTGTCTGTTCGCCGATCCCGAGGCCCCCGTTTTTGTAAGTAACCGGCCTGTACGTCGCTGTTATATAGATGTTGAACTAGAGGGAGATTAGCATGTATAACCTCAACTTTCTCGGCGGATTGGCTGCTGATTgcgttttatgtgtatattaatttcGTTAGACGGGCCTTGCAATTATTTACAGTATCATAATGTTTCATATTTATCCTTACGGTGAGACATAAGTTAAAACCCACTGGAAATTCATTCTTTGTACAGACTATGTTAAGCTACAGCAATGCACCGGTCAACAGAAAAGATGTCTATAAATTCAGTAACACATTAAATCTATTCCCCTCTTCGGTCCTTTCACACAATcgtttatttcattaaaaattcaTCAGCAGACTGCATGGATGAGCTCTCATGATGCGAC encodes the following:
- the LOC119573909 gene encoding putative uncharacterized protein YHR217C, yielding MNVYYSHLPQPHTPAPATTTCFIHIHLPSSTSTCLIHTHSYPDSYLPPPSTPKSLIPSTFPRHTHLPHPHPAGTFHIHLALSITTCLNHNQFSSSTCLSHTHLPHPPPSPRLRISIPFKKPLSLECIVLSPAAHNPW